A region from the Wolbachia endosymbiont of Folsomia candida genome encodes:
- the prfA gene encoding peptide chain release factor 1: protein MDIENNLQDLKKKFNDIDRRLENPGSLSQKEFITLSKEYSELRPIIKIIDEYGILKEEISDLDEIIKDESSDHDIKELAKEEFFEKQKVLLPKVKAKLKLALLPKDEDDSRNAILEIRAGTGGDEAALFAATLYRMYQRYAERRNWKFEPISISNTGIGGYKEASALINGTEVFARLKFESGVHRVQRVPETESSGRLHTSAATVAILPEVEEVDFKIEEKDLRIDVYRSSGPGGQSVNTTDSAVRVTHLPTGIVVIQQDEKSQHKNKAKALKVLRARLYEIERQKRELERSTIRKSQIGSGDRSERIRTYNFPQSRLTDHRINFTSHRLEQIVKEGELDEFIEALISRNEAQRLAGES from the coding sequence ATGGATATAGAGAATAATTTACAAGACTTAAAGAAGAAATTTAATGATATAGATAGGAGATTGGAAAATCCTGGAAGCCTAAGTCAAAAGGAGTTCATCACCCTTTCAAAAGAATACTCTGAGCTCAGACCAATTATCAAAATAATCGATGAGTACGGCATTCTGAAAGAGGAAATTTCAGATTTAGATGAGATAATAAAAGATGAAAGTAGTGACCATGATATTAAAGAGTTAGCAAAAGAAGAATTTTTTGAAAAGCAAAAAGTATTATTACCAAAAGTCAAAGCAAAACTAAAACTAGCACTATTGCCCAAAGATGAGGACGATTCAAGAAATGCAATATTAGAAATCAGGGCCGGTACTGGTGGCGATGAAGCAGCATTATTTGCAGCAACCTTATATCGCATGTACCAAAGATATGCAGAAAGAAGAAATTGGAAATTCGAGCCGATTAGCATCTCCAATACAGGCATAGGAGGATATAAGGAAGCTTCAGCACTCATTAATGGAACAGAAGTTTTTGCAAGGCTAAAATTTGAGTCGGGAGTCCATAGAGTGCAGAGAGTGCCTGAAACTGAATCTTCTGGAAGGCTTCACACCTCTGCAGCTACTGTTGCAATATTACCTGAAGTAGAAGAAGTTGATTTCAAGATAGAAGAGAAAGACTTACGAATAGATGTCTATAGATCTAGCGGACCAGGTGGGCAGTCAGTGAATACAACTGATAGTGCAGTAAGAGTCACACACTTGCCAACAGGGATAGTGGTTATACAGCAAGATGAAAAATCGCAACACAAAAATAAAGCTAAGGCACTAAAAGTCTTGAGAGCAAGGCTATACGAGATTGAAAGGCAAAAAAGGGAGCTGGAAAGATCAACAATCAGAAAAAGTCAAATTGGCTCTGGAGATCGATCTGAACGTATAAGAACGTATAATTTTCCACAATCAAGACTCACTGATCACAGAATTAATTTCACTTCGCATAGGCTAGAGCAGATTGTCAAAGAAGGCGAATTAGATGAGTTTATTGAGGCGCTAATTTCACGTAATGAAGCACAAAGGTTGGCTGGGGAAAGTTAA
- the yihA gene encoding ribosome biogenesis GTP-binding protein YihA/YsxC has translation MAKQITSNCNFIFGATDIKSLPNELVPEIAFAGRSNVGKSSLINLLINSKKAARVSSKPGCTRQINFYSMYEDKFRLVDLPGYGYSYAGKEEIAQYLKLVEYYLIQRSNLKRVFVLIDSKVGLKEIDKDFIYWLTYNNINFNIVLTKTDKVSQKSLDDIVQHTQEWINNETVSFHQISTRVKHKIIKVRDEFFRFTR, from the coding sequence ATGGCAAAACAAATAACATCGAACTGCAATTTTATATTTGGAGCTACGGATATCAAATCATTACCGAATGAATTAGTTCCAGAAATCGCATTTGCTGGCAGATCAAATGTAGGAAAATCCAGTTTGATTAATTTGCTAATAAATAGCAAAAAAGCTGCCAGAGTTTCATCTAAACCTGGATGCACTAGGCAAATAAATTTTTACTCTATGTATGAGGATAAATTTAGACTTGTTGATTTGCCAGGCTATGGCTATTCTTACGCAGGCAAGGAAGAAATTGCACAATATTTAAAGCTTGTTGAATATTATTTGATTCAAAGAAGCAACTTAAAAAGAGTGTTTGTTCTGATAGATAGTAAGGTAGGATTAAAAGAAATAGACAAAGACTTTATTTATTGGTTAACATATAACAACATAAACTTTAACATCGTGCTAACAAAAACAGATAAAGTGAGTCAAAAGAGCTTAGATGATATTGTACAACATACTCAAGAATGGATTAATAATGAAACTGTGTCATTTCATCAAATAAGCACTCGTGTCAAACATAAAATAATCAAGGTAAGAGATGAATTTTTCAGGTTTACAAGATAA